The following coding sequences lie in one Arachis hypogaea cultivar Tifrunner chromosome 9, arahy.Tifrunner.gnm2.J5K5, whole genome shotgun sequence genomic window:
- the LOC112709598 gene encoding F-box/kelch-repeat protein At3g23880-like: MRGNLLGTTDKRHKHLSSTLRILPDDIIAEILVRVPASSVVKFKIVCKSWNALISSPRFASDHLHRSTADPTMTRPRLVYRSDRGFKFFSVQSVYKNPSAPTEDACFQMDDDVHILGSCNGLICLTLLNRYRRWESIRLWNPCTRLASDWLKIRPEGPIFGNYIYGFGYDHVHDNYKFLEGSLAHHYKVHTFGSNSWTTIIQDHSFYPLQAIGKFVNGTLNWAAHTRNNCFKWVILSFDLANESFYPISLPNRDHSDYSYSSVFFTMLGVLRNNLCVCFNENYSRLVLWEMKEHGFQESWTKLVTISSELLAPRRYGSQLLSYRALYIMENDDVLAVSYYSDARKLVMFNANVRQLTHTSLCEPGLHSCYVYHESLVSPSHLGLPCLLYGSTTD; this comes from the coding sequence ATGAGGGGGAACCTCCTCGGAACCACCGACAAGCGGCACAAACACCTCTCTTCGACGCTGCGGATCCTTCCGGACGATATCATCGCCGAGATCTTGGTGAGGGTTCCGGCGAGTTCCGTTGTGAAATTCAAGATTGTGTGCAAATCATGGAATGCACTAATCTCCAGCCCAAGATTCGCCAGCGACCACCTTCACCGCTCAACAGCAGATCCAACCATGACCCGCCCACGACTCGTATATAGAAGTGATCGCGGATTCAAATTTTTCTCGGTGCAGTCTGTGTATAAGAATCCATCCGCGCCTACTGAGGATGCCTGCTTCCAGATGGATGATGATGTGCATATCTTGGGTTCCTGCAATGGCTTGATCTGCCTCACCTTGCTCAACCGTTATCGTCGCTGGGAATCCATCAGATTGTGGAACCCTTGTACCAGATTGGCTTCCGATTGGTTGAAAATTCGGCCAGAGGGGCCCATATTCGGGAATTACATTTATGGTTTTGGCTATGATCACGTGCATGATAATTACAAGTTTCTTGAGGGTTCTTTGGCACACCACTACAAAGTTCACACCTTTGGTTCGAATTCTTGGACAACCATCATTCAAGATCATTCATTTTATCCCCTGCAGGCGATAGGGAAGTTTGTGAATGGCACTCTCAATTGGGCAGCTCATACTCGTAACAACTGCTTCAAATGGGTGATCCTTTCCTTTGACTTAGCCAACGAGAGTTTTTACCCAATATCCCTGCCTAATAGGGATCATAGTGATTACAGTTATAGTTCTGTTTTCTTTACTATGTTGGGTGTCTTGAGGAACAACCTTTGTGTTTGTTTCAATGAAAACTATAGTCGTTTGGTTTTGTGGGAGATGAAGGAGCATGGGTTTCAAGAGTCTTGGACTAAGTTGGTCACCATATCTAGTGAGCTTTTAGCACCCCGGCGTTATGGATCACAGCTTCTGTCATATAGAGCCTTGTACATCATGGAAAATGATGACGTTCTGGCTGTTTCCTATTATTCCGATGCTCGCAAATTAGTTATGTTTAATGCAAATGTTCGCCAGCTAACGCATACAAGTCTTTGCGAACCAGGTCTTCATAGCTGCTATGTTTATCATGAAAGCTTGGTTTCGCCCTCCCATTTAGGTCTTCCATGTTTATTATATGGATCCACTACTGATTAA